The following proteins are encoded in a genomic region of Vibrio tasmaniensis:
- a CDS encoding aromatic amino acid transport family protein, translating into MNTTTSSANAVTDTSKFNYKDFTWCLSLFGTAVGAGVLFLPIKAGAGGFWPLVILALIAAPMTWFAHKSLARFVLSSKNPEADITDTVEEHFGKTGANLITFAYFFAIYPIVLIYGVGITNTVDSFLVNQMGMESIPRPLLSGALILAMTAGVVFGKELMLKATSAMVYPLVFVLLALSFYLVPDWNTSMMETSPEWSAMPSIIWLAIPIIVFSFNHSPIISQFSKEQRRVYGEDAVKKTDAITGGAAMMLMGFVMFFVFSVVLSLSPEQLATAQSQNISVLSYLANVHESPLISYMGPLVAFAAITSSYFGHFLGAHEGLVGLIKSRSGSSISTIEKASLAFIVVTTWIVAVVNPSILGMIETMGAPMIAAILFLMPVFAMQKVPAMAKYKTSAPVQIFTALCGLAAISSVIYGAL; encoded by the coding sequence ATGAACACAACAACTTCTTCGGCAAATGCCGTTACAGATACAAGCAAGTTTAACTATAAAGATTTTACCTGGTGTCTATCACTATTCGGTACAGCAGTTGGTGCTGGTGTACTATTCCTTCCAATCAAAGCTGGTGCGGGTGGTTTTTGGCCACTAGTTATCCTAGCTTTAATCGCGGCACCAATGACTTGGTTCGCACACAAATCTCTAGCTCGTTTCGTACTGTCTTCTAAGAACCCTGAAGCAGATATTACAGACACAGTTGAAGAACACTTCGGTAAGACTGGCGCGAACCTTATTACTTTCGCTTACTTTTTCGCTATCTACCCAATCGTTCTTATCTACGGTGTTGGTATCACAAACACGGTTGACTCTTTCCTAGTAAACCAAATGGGCATGGAATCTATTCCTCGTCCTCTTCTTTCTGGTGCACTTATCCTTGCTATGACAGCAGGTGTTGTATTCGGTAAAGAGCTGATGCTTAAAGCAACTTCAGCAATGGTTTACCCTCTAGTATTCGTACTACTAGCGCTGTCTTTCTACCTAGTTCCTGATTGGAACACTTCAATGATGGAAACAAGCCCAGAATGGTCAGCAATGCCTTCTATTATCTGGCTTGCGATTCCAATCATCGTGTTCTCTTTCAACCACAGCCCAATCATTTCACAGTTCTCTAAAGAGCAACGTCGTGTATACGGTGAAGACGCAGTTAAGAAAACTGACGCGATCACTGGTGGCGCAGCAATGATGCTGATGGGTTTTGTAATGTTCTTCGTATTCTCTGTGGTACTTTCTCTATCTCCAGAGCAATTAGCAACAGCGCAATCTCAAAACATCTCGGTTCTTTCTTACCTAGCTAACGTTCATGAGTCTCCACTTATCTCTTACATGGGTCCTCTTGTAGCGTTCGCAGCAATCACTTCTAGCTACTTCGGTCACTTCCTAGGTGCTCATGAAGGTCTTGTTGGTCTAATTAAGTCTCGCTCTGGTTCTTCAATCAGCACGATTGAGAAAGCATCTCTAGCGTTCATCGTTGTTACAACTTGGATTGTTGCGGTAGTTAACCCAAGCATCCTAGGTATGATTGAAACAATGGGTGCTCCAATGATTGCAGCTATCCTATTCCTAATGCCTGTATTCGCGATGCAGAAAGTACCAGCGATGGCTAAGTACAAAACTTCAGCACCTGTGCAAATCTTTACAGCTTTATGTGGTCTAGCGGCTATTAGTTCTGTAATCTACGGCGCTCTTTAA
- a CDS encoding L-serine ammonia-lyase: MISVFDIYKIGVGPSSSHTVGPMKAGKEFIDDLRSMGKLRDITKITVDVYGSLSLTGKGHHTDIAIIMGLAGNTPERVDIDSIAGFIARVEETERLPVGMHCHTVSFPRDGGMNFHTSNLSLHENGMSIHAWVDDEVAYSKTYYSIGGGFIVDEENFGKEEENPIKAPYEFTTAEELVNQCKESGLSISTLVMKNQAAFHSDEESRTYFANIWKTMRECMDRGMNTEGILPGPLRVPRRAAALRQQLITSEKTTNDPMTVVDWVNMFAFAVNEENAAGGRVVTAPTNGACGIIPAVLAYYDKFIQTVTEKDYIRYFAASGAIGGLYKRNASISGAEVGCQGEVGVACSMAAAGLAELMGGSPEQVCMAAEIGMEHNLGLTCDPVAGQVQVPCIERNGIAAVKAINSTRMALRRSSAPTVSLDKVIETMLETGKDMNAKYRETSQGGLAVKVVC, from the coding sequence ATGATTAGTGTATTTGATATCTATAAAATCGGTGTTGGTCCATCGAGCTCACATACAGTTGGACCAATGAAAGCGGGTAAAGAATTTATTGATGACCTACGTTCAATGGGAAAATTGCGCGACATCACTAAAATCACCGTGGACGTATATGGATCACTATCACTGACAGGGAAAGGTCACCACACAGATATCGCAATCATCATGGGTCTTGCTGGCAATACTCCTGAGCGTGTTGATATCGATTCTATTGCAGGCTTCATTGCTCGAGTAGAAGAAACTGAACGTCTACCTGTTGGTATGCACTGTCATACTGTTTCGTTCCCACGCGATGGTGGAATGAACTTCCACACGAGCAACCTTTCTCTACACGAGAATGGCATGAGCATTCATGCTTGGGTTGATGACGAAGTCGCATACTCAAAAACGTACTACTCAATTGGTGGCGGTTTCATCGTTGACGAAGAGAACTTCGGCAAAGAAGAAGAAAACCCAATTAAAGCACCTTACGAATTCACAACAGCTGAAGAGCTGGTTAATCAGTGTAAAGAAAGTGGTCTTTCTATCAGTACACTGGTTATGAAAAATCAAGCGGCTTTCCACTCAGACGAAGAGTCTCGCACTTACTTCGCTAACATCTGGAAAACGATGCGTGAGTGTATGGATCGCGGTATGAATACTGAAGGTATCCTGCCTGGTCCACTGCGTGTACCTCGTCGTGCAGCAGCACTTCGCCAACAACTGATCACGTCAGAAAAAACAACTAACGATCCAATGACGGTTGTTGACTGGGTGAACATGTTTGCTTTCGCAGTAAACGAAGAGAATGCAGCTGGCGGTCGTGTAGTAACAGCACCAACAAACGGCGCATGTGGCATCATCCCTGCTGTATTGGCTTACTACGATAAGTTCATTCAAACAGTAACAGAGAAAGACTACATCCGTTACTTCGCAGCTTCTGGCGCGATCGGTGGTCTTTACAAGCGTAACGCTTCTATCTCTGGTGCTGAAGTTGGCTGTCAGGGTGAAGTTGGTGTGGCGTGTTCTATGGCTGCTGCTGGTCTTGCTGAGCTTATGGGTGGTAGCCCAGAGCAAGTATGTATGGCTGCTGAAATCGGCATGGAGCACAACCTAGGTCTAACGTGTGACCCAGTTGCTGGACAAGTACAAGTACCATGTATCGAGCGCAACGGTATTGCTGCAGTGAAAGCAATCAACTCGACTCGTATGGCACTTCGTCGTTCTTCTGCTCCTACTGTTTCTCTAGATAAAGTTATCGAAACTATGCTAGAAACCGGTAAAGACATGAACGCTAAATACCGTGAGACTTCTCAAGGTGGTTTGGCTGTTAAGGTTGTTTGTTAA
- a CDS encoding amino acid permease, with protein MMGSSLIIAGTALGAGMLAIPMVLAQFGLLYGTLLMVLICFGTTYAALLLLEATIKAGGGLGLNSIARKTLGKQGQLLTNGLLYALLICLLMAYILGAGDLLSKLLSNFGVEITATTSQIVFTLLAGAVVASGTGVIDKLNRALFFVMLASLFATMTFLAPSMTQDNLMQVTSHDHIDLIKTSAILFTSFGFMVVIPTLVSYNHEATDKQLRNMVIVGSLIPLACYLCWLFAVVGNLSEEQFRSFKNVSDLMAAFEAQSPWVGNVLSTFTGLALLTSFFGVAMALFNQNRDMFNQNTAVTYCISFILPLAGSLLAADKFLQVLNYAGIILVFLAVFVPLVMVHKQRFMKVAEDRYRAEGGNVMMLFSLLFGCFLLISQVI; from the coding sequence ATGATGGGTAGCTCCCTAATTATCGCTGGTACCGCTCTCGGTGCTGGTATGCTTGCGATCCCGATGGTATTAGCTCAATTCGGATTGCTTTACGGCACACTGCTTATGGTACTGATCTGTTTCGGTACGACTTACGCAGCATTACTACTTCTAGAAGCGACCATCAAAGCGGGTGGCGGTCTAGGATTAAACTCTATTGCCCGAAAAACTCTGGGCAAACAAGGTCAGTTGCTGACCAACGGCTTGCTATACGCGCTATTGATTTGTCTATTAATGGCTTACATTCTAGGCGCGGGCGACTTGCTGAGTAAGTTGCTGTCTAACTTTGGCGTTGAAATTACCGCTACTACGAGCCAAATCGTGTTTACCTTGCTTGCGGGTGCCGTAGTCGCGAGTGGTACTGGTGTAATTGATAAACTGAATCGTGCGTTGTTCTTCGTGATGCTAGCGAGCTTGTTTGCAACCATGACGTTCTTGGCGCCGAGCATGACTCAAGATAACTTGATGCAAGTAACCAGTCATGATCACATTGACCTCATCAAAACCAGTGCCATCCTATTCACAAGCTTTGGCTTTATGGTTGTGATTCCAACCTTGGTTTCTTACAACCACGAAGCGACAGACAAACAGCTGCGTAACATGGTGATCGTCGGTTCACTTATCCCGCTTGCTTGCTACTTATGCTGGTTGTTTGCTGTGGTCGGTAACCTGAGTGAAGAGCAATTCAGAAGCTTCAAAAATGTCTCTGATTTGATGGCGGCGTTTGAGGCACAGTCTCCTTGGGTGGGTAATGTTCTTTCTACCTTCACAGGTTTGGCACTGTTAACTTCTTTCTTTGGTGTGGCGATGGCGCTGTTCAACCAAAATAGAGATATGTTCAACCAAAACACAGCGGTGACTTACTGCATTAGCTTCATCTTGCCGCTGGCGGGTTCACTGCTTGCTGCAGATAAGTTCCTACAAGTGTTGAACTACGCGGGCATCATCTTAGTGTTCTTGGCTGTTTTTGTTCCTCTGGTGATGGTTCATAAGCAACGCTTTATGAAAGTAGCGGAAGACAGATACCGAGCAGAAGGTGGCAACGTAATGATGCTGTTCTCGCTGCTGTTTGGTTGCTTCCTGCTTATCTCACAAGTGATCTAG
- the queD gene encoding 6-carboxytetrahydropterin synthase QueD, which yields MRSELYKEFMFEAAHHLPHVPEGHKCGRLHGHSFLVRLYVEGEVDPHTGWVIDFSEIKAVFKPIYDRLDHYYLNDIEGLENPTSEVLAKWIWNELKPSLPLLSKVEIKETCTAGCIYRGE from the coding sequence ATGAGATCTGAGTTATACAAAGAGTTTATGTTTGAAGCAGCCCACCATCTTCCCCACGTGCCAGAAGGGCATAAGTGCGGTCGTTTGCATGGCCACTCTTTTCTTGTTCGTTTGTACGTAGAAGGCGAAGTTGATCCGCATACTGGTTGGGTAATCGACTTTTCTGAAATTAAAGCTGTATTCAAACCCATTTACGACCGTTTAGACCATTACTACCTAAACGACATTGAAGGTTTAGAAAACCCGACAAGTGAAGTATTGGCTAAGTGGATCTGGAACGAACTAAAACCAAGCTTGCCACTTTTGAGCAAGGTTGAGATTAAAGAAACATGCACAGCGGGTTGTATCTACCGCGGTGAATAA